The proteins below are encoded in one region of Fulvia fulva chromosome 9, complete sequence:
- a CDS encoding Uroporphyrinogen-III synthase, whose protein sequence is MDGIKASLEGFKLDQVPVYLLKTKSSPSDSYEEHCTTLSDGHFKPLFIPVLEHQFRDDTLRKLRLSAERFAFAGGSAATSRQLATNNPAKRYSGLIFTSQRAVDAFATVIAKLEPAKVASLFDPDIPLYVVGPATANGVRSLGLPCLVLGEETGNGDALANFILSHHNGLSRETTSLNGRKLPLLFLVGEQRRDIIPKTLQTEDLPSNLRIPVTEVVVYETGEMATFEEEFTDLLKEAKAAKVKEQWVVVFSPQGCEAMLSALGWLDEKTGRYSAGRREAVSGSTETRIATIGPTTRDFLMQNFGFEPDVCAEKPSPEGVAEAIVDFGKKPSTILGRM, encoded by the exons ATGGATGGCATAAAAGCAAGCCTAGAAGGGTTCAAATTGGACCAAGTCCCCGTCTACTTGCTGAAGACAAAGTCGTCACCGTCCGACAGCTACGAAGAGCACTGCACCACCCTCTCCGACGGCCACTTCAAGCCACTCTTCATACCAGTTCTGGAGCACCAATTCCGCGATGATACACTACGGAAGCTTCGCCTTTCAGCAGAGCGCTTCGCTTTCGCTGGCGGTAG CGCCGCAACATCCCGGCAACTCGCCACAAACAACCCCGCAAAACGCTACAGCGGCCTAATCTTCACCTCCCAACGCGCAGTCGATGCCTTCGCCACTGTAATCGCCAAACTCGAGCCCGCCAAGGTCGCCTCCCTCTTTGATCCCGACATTCCCCTCTACGTTGTTGGGCCCGCCACAGCGAATGGTGTCCGCTCTCTAGGTCTCCCCTGCCTGGTCCTCGGCGAGGAGACCGGCAACGGTGATGCTCTGGCAAACTTCATCCTCTCCCACCACAACGGGCTCTCTCGGGAGACGACATCTTTGAATGGTAGGAAACTACCGCTGTTGTTTTTGGTGGGAGAGCAGAGACGGGATATCATCCCAAAGACGTTGCAGACTGAGGATCTGCCATCAAACTTGCGGATCCCGGTGACCGAGGTGGTGGTGTACGAGACTGGGGAGATGGCGACGTTCGAAGAAGAATTCACAGACTTGCTGAAAGAAGCTAAAGCGGCGAAGGTCAAGGAGCAATGGGTTGTGGTCTTCAGTCCGCAGGGTTGCGAAGCTATGCTCAGTGCATTGGGCTGGCTTGATGAGAAGACTGGACGGTATAGCGCTGGACGCCGGGAAGCAGTGTCGGGGTCGACGGAGACTCGCATCGCAACGATCGGGCCTACGACCAGGGACTTTCTCATGCAGAATTTTGGATTCGAGCCAGATGTCTGTGCTGAGAAGCCCAGTCCTGAAGGTGTGGCGGAGGCAATTGTGGACTTTGGCAAAA AACCTTCAACTATACTTGGTCGAATGTAG
- a CDS encoding Allantoicase: MEAPIIARESVQDQINQPTFVPADQIDSTFKSNSIDLINKALGSRILSFSDEWFAAADNLTTPTPPIRKPGVFTYAGAWYDGWETRRHNVEEFDWVVIRLGVASGRVKGVEVDTAFFNGNHAPEIAVQGVFIDDDAKEEDVKTKDFWDTHGETFLSKQECGSSQRHGWLLSQITEKAYTHARLLMYPDGGIARFRLFGHALPIFPADISTTFDLAATVNGGLAIACSDQHFGTKDNLLLPGRGVDMGDGWETKRSRGEHVDWVIIKLGTPGIIEKLVVDTAHFRGNFPQKVQVFAAPDGVAPKHDDSVWKEVLEPQKTGPDAEHEYAKEVLKGVEGTMFGYVKLVIIPDGGVKRIRVFGRRG; encoded by the exons ATGGAGGCCCCCATCATAGCACGAGAATCCGTACAGGATCAAATCAACCAGCCCACTTTCGTCCCCGCCGATCAAATCGACTCGACGTTTAAGTCTAACAGCATAG ACCTCATCAACAAAGCCCTCGGCTCCCGCATCCTCTCCTTCTCCGACGAATGGTTCGCCGCCGCCGATAACCTCACAACCCCAACCCCGCCAATCCGCAAACCGGGCGTCTTTACCTACGCCGGCGCCTGGTACGATGGATGGGAGACGCGACGCCACAATGTAGAAGAGTTCGATTGGGTTGTAATACGTCTCGGCGTAGCGTCAGGAAGAGTAAAGGGTGTGGAAGTCGACACCGCCTTCTTCAACGGCAACCACGCACCCGAAATCGCAGTCCAGGGCGTCTTCATCGACGACGATGCGAAGGAGGAAGACGTCAAGACGAAGGACTTCTGGGACACACACGGCGAGACATTTCTCAGCAAGCAGGAATGCGGCTCTTCCCAACGACATGGCTGGCTTCTTTCCCAAATTACAGAGAAAGCCTACACACATGCGAGATTGCTGATGTACCCCGACGGCGGCATAGCTCGCTTCCGTCTCTTCGGCCACGCACTTCCCATCTTCCCAGCCGACATTTCCACGACCTTCGACCTTGCGGCTACTGTTAATGGCGGTCTCGCCATCGCCTGCAGCGACCAACACTTTGGCACGAAAGATAACCTTCTCCTCCCCGGCCGGGGCGTGGATATGGGAGATGGGTGGGAGACGAAGCGGAGTCGTGGTGAACATGTTGATTGGGTGATCATTAAGCTGGGGACGCCGGGTATCATAGAGAAGCTGGTTGTGGACACGGCGCATTTCAGAGGCAATTTCCCGCAGAAAGTTCAAGTCTTTGCAGCGCCGGACGGTGTGGCGCCAAAACATGATGATTCAGTGTGGAAGGAGGTCTTGGAGCCGCAGAAGACGGGGCCGGACGCGGAGCATGAGTACGCAAAAGAGGTGTTGAAGGGGGTGGAGGGGACGATGTTTGGATATGTGAAGCTGGTGATTATACCGGATGGGGGCGTGAAGAGGATTAGGGTCTTTGGGCGGAGGGGGTAG
- a CDS encoding Dilute domain-containing protein, whose protein sequence is MDAVAERDVGDREKRDSSFEEQHESDEDENVKPRGLPSDLPRTLDDRKNFSGYKEETEYYDAWQGQSQFLSAPTIAQPLNFNLSLNEPDDDSFGDYGNDDERMAQFLASQARRNEDPGEAEEDQILNDERRSPEQKTQELQLLLSRAARNGETARVQRLARGAASQFIDIDAVDADGSPPLLYASCFGYKDAVITLLNAGAEVDSQDRNQWTALMWAISNGHKDIAKTLLDHGASTDAKSSSGRTALDFVPANSEMLRMLQGNGYSIGSVGASNDFYDSGFSQDRFEEELAESEQRRRMMMESAINLEVDLGNLGLDENPESEDDFEDGQDFVWDKCLHDQMFVFMENDIERILDIVVTKMTPQRTPSQKPVPANLIFLGARYAHYHADKGLLADWLESAQDKIYDVVDRCQWDMTMLAFWASNVSLLLHYLKKDTGLTQETTPFQAQMSELIHEIYILIIRDAERRMDKVLNAAVLDHETIQGFEDVTFQNEWKFLKKKKEVKPEPAEKRFRPPSPKRKAQPSPRNITSLLSSTLFVLDLYDVHSVITAQILSQLYYWLSAEIFNRIMSNKRYLSRTKAMQIRMNISTLEDWARTNNRQPEHYENGNTNAAGETTVEAAKRHLAPVVQLLQWLQCFSSIGDDQNGLETTLQQLPNLHTKQLLHAVKHYRAEVGEKTLSRPALRHIQEVKSRPLAPSTEPQPAAPGAPQTPTKPGAANGNTTPQPPPTPTLQPDADDTPENNLMNPALLLPFHLPTSTDMLISYGAGFGGVNKERERRYTPSVPAEFLTKLDPAGGQQRSNLYENAHFSDSTE, encoded by the exons ATGGACGCGGTGGCAGAGCGAGATGTGGGCGACAGGGAGAAGAGGGATAGCTCGTTCGAGGAGCAGCATGAGTCTGACGAAGACGAGAATGTGAAGCCACGCGGCCTCCCTTCAGACCTTCCACGCACACTGGACGATCGCAAGAACTTCTCGGGCTACAAGGAAGAGACAGAGTACTATGATGCATGGCAGG GCCAATCGCAATTCCTGTCCGCTCCCACCATCGCACAACCACTCAACTTCAACCTTTCTTTGAACGAGCCAGACGACGACAGCTTCGGCGACTATGGCAACGATGATGAACGAATGGCACAGTTCCTTGCATCGCAAGCGCGGAGGAACGAGGACCCAGGCGAGGCAGAGGAAGATCAGATCTTGAATGATGAGCGGAGATCGCCCGAGCAGAAGACGCAAGAGCTGCAACTTCTGCTCAGCCGAGCTGCTCGCAACGGCGAGACTGCACGTGTGCAGAGGTTGGCGCGTGGTGCTGCGTCACAATTCATCGACATTGACGCCGTGGATGCTGATGGGTCCCCGCCATTGCTATACGCAAGCTGCTTCGGGTACAAGGATGCAGTAATCACTCTGCTAAACGCTGGTGCCGAAGTTGACAGCCAAGACCGCAATCAGTGGACTGCACTCATGTGGGCTATCTCCAACGGTCACAAGGACATCGCAAAGACATTGCTCGACCACGGCGCATCCACGGACGCCAAATCGTCGAGCGGTAGAACAGCACTTGATTTCGTGCCAGCGAACAGCGAAATGCTGAGAATGTTGCAAGGCAACGGCTACAGCATAGGGAGCGTTGGTGCGTCCAACGACTTCTACGACTCCGGCTTTTCACAAGATCGCTTCGAGGAGGAGCTGGCGGAGAGTGAGCAGAGGCGGCGGATGATGATGGAAAGCGCCATTAACCTCGAAGTCGACCTGGGAAACTTAGGCTTGGACGAAAACCCCGAGTCGGAAGACGATTTCGAGGACGGGCAGGACTTTGTATGGGATAAGTGCCTCCACGATCAGATGTTCGTCTTCATGGAGAACGACATCGAGCGAATATTGGATATAGTCGTCACGAAGATGACTCCACAACGAACACCATCGCAAAAGCCAGTGCCGGCAAACCTCATCTTTCTGGGTGCCCGATATGCGCACTACCACGCCGACAAAGGACTGCTAGCGGACTGGCTGGAGTCGGCGCAGGACAAGATATATGACGTTGTGGATCGCTGTCAGTGGGACATGACGATGCTAGCCTTTTGGGCATCAAATGTCTCTCTGCTGCTGCACTACCTCAAGAAGGATACTGGCTTGACACAAGAGACAACACCATTCCAGGCACAAATGTCAGAGCTGATTCATGAGATCTATATATTGATCATCAGAGATGCTGAAAGACGAATGGACAAGGTGTTGAATGCCGCCGTTCTGGACCACGAAACAATACAGGGCTTCGAAGACGTGACGTTTCAAAACGAGTGGAAGTTCCTCAAAAAGAAGAAAGAGGTCAAGCCTGAACCTGCAGAGAAGCGCTTCAGGCCGCCATCACCCAAACGCAAGGCGCAGCCATCGCCACGAAATATCACGTCGCTATTGTCATCAACACTATTCGTACTGGATCTTTACGATGTGCATTCAGTCATTACGGCGCAGATACTATCGCAGCTCTATTACTGGCTGAGTGCCGAGATCTTTAATCGGATAATGTCCAACAAGAGGTACCTTTCCAGGACGAAAGCCATGCAAATTCGCATGAACATATCGACGCTGGAGGATTGGGCGCGGACGAACAATCGACAGCCAGAACACTACGAGAATGGTAATACGAACGCAGCAGGAGAGACTACTGTAGAGGCAGCCAAGCGCCACCTTGCGCCTGTGGTACAGTTGTTGCAATGGCTGCAGTGTTTCTCCAGTATCGGAGATGATCAGAATGGTCTGGAGACCACGTTACAGCAACTGCCCAACCTTCATACCAAGCAACTACTACATGCAGTCAAGCACTATCGCGCGGAAGTTGGCGAGAAGACTCTGTCGAGACCCGCATTGAGGCACATTCAGGAAGTGAAGAGCAGACCATTGGCACCTAGTACAGAACCACAGCCTGCTGCTCCAGGGGCGCCCCAAACACCGACGAAGCCGGGCGCTGCGAACGGCAATACAACACCACAACCGCCGCCGACGCCAACTCTGCAGCCGGATGCAGACGACACACCTGAAAACAACCTCATGAACCCAGCACTTCTTCTGCCTTTCCACCTTCCGACGTCAACAGACATGCTCATAAGCTACGGCGCAGGCTTTGGAGGGGTCAACAAGGAACGAGAAAGACGATACACGCCATCGGTGCCTGCGGAATTTCTAACAAAGCTGGATCCAGCTGGTGGCCAGCAGAGGAGTAACCTGTACGAAAATGCCCATTTCAGCGACTCGACCGAGTAG
- a CDS encoding cAMP-independent regulatory protein pac2: METYNGHVRTPADAIILFEACRIGLLPRVQRRLSEKERQSIKSGSVFVWDEREAGMRRWTDGKSWSASRVSGSFLTYREMEGKRGGGSSFDKSANRDGMPQDGDSDGGPDGYRYKPDGLMKQSFSITTNQGQHLHLISYFSRSATTAQGLIQPSQDPQLRHIRPEKGMYPDSTVHEGSNIPAVTRGPMGSPGHAYAPNQPPPYGRGYPYHHPQWPPSPMHTPPPHHYSPYYQHPHAAYAHGMHYPPPPTSYGHPGMTAFDRPPPMGANGLPPPPPAGYGQPPYQGSYPPPPPTYHSAYPAYQPPPLQAPPYPEANRNQSHEHRPSQQSEAQQPTRAASENKDDRTDAAAQTASPKKDEPQASSGADKAPVASGQTIPSISAMLNAGENGQPPPRTSSRSPTGPARGLQDIPSHKLGFEASRDVHTLRALDKTNFKF, encoded by the exons ATGGAGACCTATAATGGTCATGTGCGGACTCCTGCTGATGCGATAATTCTCTTCGAAGCATGTCGCATCGGTCTGCTGCCTCGTGTGCAGCGCCGTCTGTCTGAGAAGGAGCGGCAGTCGATCAAGTCTGGCTCTGTCTTCGTCTGGGACGAGCGGGAGGCTGGTATGCGACGTTGGACCGACGGAAAATCGTGGAGTGCATCGCGCGTCAGCGGCAGCTTTCTAACGTATCGCGAAATGGAAGGCAAGCGTGGCGGTGGCAGCTCGTTTGACAAGTCTGCCAACCGCGACGGCATGCCTCAAGATGGCGACAGCGACGGCGGTCCAGACGGCTATCGCTACAAGCCAGATGGCCTGATGAAGCAGTCTTTCTCTATCACCACCAACCAGGGTCAGCATCTCCACCTGATCAGCTACTTCTCGCGGTCAGCGACAACAGCACAAGGTCTCATCCAGCCCTCCCAGGACCCTCAACTACGACACATCCGCCCGGAGAAGGGCATGTATCCTGACTCGACAGTGCACGAAGGCAGCAATATACCTGCCGTAACTCGTGGCCCAATGGGATCGCCTGGTCATGCCTACGCTCCTAATCAGCCGCCTCCGTATGGCCGAGGCTACCCATACCACCATCCTCAGTGGCCGCCAAGCCCAATGCACACTCCACCTCCACACCACTACTCGCCGTACTATCAGCATCCTCATGCCGCGTACGCACATGGAATGCATTACCCACCACCGCCAACATCATATGGACACCCTGGCATGACTGCTTTCGACCGACCACCGCCAATGGGCGCCAACGGTTTACCACCTCCGCCACCCGCCGGATACGGCCAGCCTCCTTACCAAGGCAGCTATCCGCCACCTCCGCCAACGTACCAT AGCGCATACCCAGCATATCAGCCGCCACCGCTTCAAGCACCACCATATCCTGAGGCCAACAGAAACCAGTCTCACGAGCACCGCCCGTCCCAGCAATCTGAGGCACAGCAGCCTACACGCGCAGCATCTGAGAACAAGGACGACCGTACAGACGCTGCAGCACAGACTGCCTCACCCAAGAAGGATGAACCGCAAGCATCTTCGGGAGCTGACAAGGCACCTGTTGCCTCGGGCCAGACGATTCCTAGCATTTCCGCCATGTTGAATGCTGGTGAGAACGGCCAACCACCTCCACGCACAAGCAGCCGCAGCCCAACCGGGCCAGCTCGTGGTCTTCAAGACATTCCAAGCCATAAGCTGGGCTTCGAGGCGAGTCGCGACGTCCACACCCTTCGTGCTTTGGACAAGACCAACTTCAAGTTCTAG